The following nucleotide sequence is from Microscilla marina ATCC 23134.
GAAGTGGATGTCTTATGATTATTGGTTTCGGATGACAGACCACACAGATAGTAGTTTTTTTAGGGCTATAGACATAGACCAATCGGCAAGTATGGCGCTTCGCAAGACTGGAACAGCCATGATTCCCTCAATATTGATAGCTAAAGGTAAAAAGAGTACCAGTAATATTTATGCTGAGTTATTTTTTGGCAGAAATTTCAAAGAAACACCAGTGGTAGGCACGGCAGAGCCTGACCACAACGATGCCCCTGGCAAACAGTATTCCAGCGTAAAGGCGCCTTTTAGTTTACCCGATTGGCTACCCAAGCCACCTACCCCGGCTAAAGTGTATGGCGATTTGGTAACCAAGGGGTATGCTGTAGCCCACGCAGTGACCCACCCTAAAGAAACCGTGGAAAACATAGCAGATGCTGTTACTCACCCCGCAAAAACAGTAAAGAAAGTCTGGAATCATCTGAAATTTTGGTAAACAACCATATACACACATCATGCAAACAACCAAAACAGCGCCCTCAACAGAGAGCTATACCATTTTTATACCCAAAGCAAGCATCAAGGCAGAAGTAACGCTGCCAAAAGCACCTGATACAATAACAACCGTCGATAACCGATCATTTTATGTTGGGGGTAAGGCAACAAAATCGCTTACGGGCAACGAGGCATCTTTGAGGATTTCTCAAGACCCTTATGATGTAGCCATAGGGTTGGTCAATGCTATGCCTGTGCCTGGGCACCATGCCGAAGACGACAGCTTGAACCCTTTGGGTTTTAAATTAAGGGATGCCATTATCAAAAAAATAAAGGTACAGGTAAATGGGTACTTCTCTATGTATAAAATGCCATTGGCCAACAACAAAGATCAAAAAACCATTGACGCATTTTATGAAAATAACCCTGGCTTGACTGTCTTTACCCCTGTGATTGGAGAGTATCGTGATATTTTTTTTCCTGAGTTGGGCAAAGCAAATATTTCTTCAGACAAAGATGTTCCCTACGATGATCAACTTGCTTTGTTTTTTCCACAAATGAAAAAAAGCGATTGGAAAGAACTCTGTATTTGTATGCTGTGCGAGTTAATCAAGACGAAGGCTGACGAAGACTTCAAGTCGAAAATACAGTCAAATACACCACAGAAAATAGATGCCTATAACAAAAAACTTGAGGGAAACAACCAACAATCATTCTTTAACTTTTACCAACGCCTCATGGGCGAGTGGTTAATTGCCGAAGAAGTTTTATTGGAAAGTGATGACAAAAAGTATTTTTTAGATTTATACCTAAAAATTTTAATGAGCAATACTTTTGTTACACAATACCGCCTTAGTTATGATAGAGGCACTTTTGTAGCGGATTGGTTTTGGTTTCATTCTTGGCTCAAACTAGTTATGCTGGGGGCTACCCCCGAAAACATCGCCCAAGTATACAATACATTAAGCAGCCAAGGGGTGTATATTCCTGATAGTGTATCGCCCAATACCTGGAGATCCTACAACCAGTGGTTATACATGACAGAAAGACCCACCGATGAAGATAACAATCGGTTTTTTGTGGCTGGTGATATAGACACAGTCGCCAGCATGCAATTTGGTATAAAGGGGGTGTCTGTATCGATTGCCAGAACAGTGGGGTATCAAGGGAAAAAAACAACCAATAATATTTATGCAAAACTATTTTTTGGGGGCATATTTAAAGCGTCGTTCTCAGATGGGCAACCTTACCACAATGATGCACCAGGCAAAGGTTTTTCGAGCATCAACCAAGGTTCAAAGCACACCAATTCGCTGCTACAACCCTCCAACCCTCTTGAAAACTTTTCGGAAGCTTATGGGGAGTTGATTACTACCTCTTATGAAATGGAGCAAGCCGTTGCCCACCCCAAGCAAACAGCCGAGAACACTGGCAAGGACATAGCGAATGCTGTTACCCACCCTGACAAAACTGCTGAAGACGTAGGCAAAGACATAGTGAACACTCCCAAGCAAACGGTTGAGGATACAAGCAAGGACATTGTAAATACAGGTAAAGACATAACAAATACTGTTAAACACCCCAAGAAAAAAGCAAAAAGACTTGGATAGGTAAACATCCCTGGTAGTTTTTGTAGATAATAAAAATAACACGATCCCACCTGGAGTGTCTCATGGTTCATGGGGCACTCCTTTTTTTGGGGCAAAATGCAAAACAGTAGACAACAAGCCATCAATGAAGGGTAGGTGATAGTTGGGACGCGACAAGCCCACAAACAGTCAGCTTTCATCATTACTCTAAACTACCTTGATCATTGACACAAAGCCTCTAAATGGTCTCCCTAATTTATTAAATGGCAATGAAGCCTTCCATACATTGAATAGCCTTGTAAATATAAAGTGTTCATAGTCAGTAGCTTGTAGCTTGATGTGTTTACCATGGTTGCATCTACTTCACATCCTTTGCTTGTCTACTTGTTGTCTGTGTGTTTTTTGGCAGATATGACATTGCTTTTCCAAATTGCAAAGGATGAATGGCTTGTATTAAACGTTTGTATGGTTGGAAACAACCCCTCTTTTGGTTGATTAATCACGCTGCTTTTAAGAAGCGGATCAGTCCAAATGCTATTTTTCTAAAACCAAAGAATCAAACCAAACTTGTTATATAATTGATAAAATTATGAAAAATCTTGGAAGTATAGGGATGGATGGAGATTGGAGGCATCAAATGACTCTTGCTATGCCTGACAAAGAAGAGTTACCTTGGTACTTGGCAAACATCATTAGTATGCAAATAAAAAAGAGCCTACCTGGCACTTATAGTCTTGTTTATGAAAAACTTTGGAAGCCCAACCTGCCAGCATTGCAAAATTTGATAAATGAACTTGCAGAAGAAGTAACAGAAGCATTGGTGCAACAGCTTGTAACGAGCGATGACCAAAGCATTGATGCATCGGCTGGACAACTATTTGAAAAAACGACCAATCATTTGTTAAGGAGCGTTGGCGAAGGAGAAATGTCTAAAGATAGGGTTGCTCGCATTACTACTGAAGCAACAAAACAATATTTTGAGGAAAATTCTGCCGAAAAATTGGGCATAGAGCCAGAGGTTTACAAGAACCTTAACCAAAGGGTTGACAAGGTGTTTGAAGATAACCTTGATTTGATAGAAGGGAAGCTGCTCGGAATTGAACAAAAAGTTGACCAGACTTCTCAAACCTTGGTTCAGCGAATAGTTCCTCAAGGTTTAGGAAGTGCGCAGGTTGTAAAAGCGGTGGAAGAGGATATTCAGAGTTTGAAGCTAGAACTGGCAGACTTGCAAGACCAAGCATCAAAGGATAAAATTGTAGCCGTTTTACAGAATAAGAAAAAAGTTGGGGTAAGTTATGGAAGTAAGATTGACGCTGAAATTGTCAACTCTTTGAGCAAGATTGCTACCGAGGTGTCTAAGTTAGGAGACCACTCTAATATGTATACCATATATGGTGTCATAGATAAAACCTCCTTGGGCATGGGCAAAGATATAGTAGACGCACAAAGCAAAGGCCTTGACACAACAGCCAATGCCCGCGTGGAACATATCCGAAAAGATGTTGTGGCGGCAATGAAAGGAGCATTTTTTAAAGCCCCTCAGGTAAATAGTGTAACCAACCTAATTGAGGCAAACTTTACTCGAAGCATTACTGAGTTTAAACTTAAAAATGTAGATACTTTAAGAAAGACCTTAGACCAAAAACTGACAGAAAAAAGAACAGCGCTAAAAAAACTGGGCAACAAACTGACCGATGTAAGCAGTTTGACCAAAGAGGTAGAAGCTGGCTTGTCGAGCATACAAACCAGCATGGAAAAAGACTTGAAGCTGAATAAAAATAAAAAGGATGATCGGGAGAAGATAGAAAAAATAGCCGAAGTTTTGGATGCGATTGGCGCGCAAATGAAAGAGAAAATAGAGGCTTTGTTTTACCCCAACAAGCCTGGTAAAACAAGTTTGATGAGAACCATAAGGAATGCCTCAGAATTAGAAGAAAACAAGTTGTTTAATGGGGTTTTGCTGAGTGGGGTCAAAGCCAAAAATGATGCTTTAAACAAACTATCTACCAGAGATTTTAGCAACCGGTTTACACTGGAAGAGAAGATCAATGATCAGTACAAAGCCTTGACGTTGGATAAGTCTGCCTTGGCAAGCAACATAGACAAAGAAGTAGGCAAAGTGTACACAAATCATAGTAAAAACATTGCAGACGCTTTTACCAAAAAACAGGAAGTAAGAAAAATACTCAAACAGCATGCCGATAAGCAAAGAGATTTTGGAGAGGTAATGAACCAGGTTGTAACGAGTGAGTTTCAAAGTGTTGCCAATAAGTGGGCAAAGGCAAGCGCTGTCGAGCTATCGGACAGCAAATATGTAGAAGGTGACATACAAAAAATAAACGACAGGATAAGCAGCGAGGCAAACGCTTTTTTTCAAGGAGCAGATAAAGTCCCACAAGCACTATTTGCCCAGCAAAAAGCTGCGTTGTTGGCTATTCCTCAGAGCGAATTGTCAGGTGACCGTATTATCAAAGATGTAGAAAAAGTGGCTGGTGATTATATCAAAGGCCAAACAGCAAAAAAACTTGGTGTGGGCAATGAAACACAAGATTTTATCAAACAAAGTTTAGGATCTTCTTGTAAAGATTGGTGTGCAAAGGTAATTGATGAGCAAAAAGTACCACAGGATATCAATGCTGTTTTTGGGGAGTTAAACTACAGGTTTTCAGGCAAAGAAAAAGATGCCGATGCTCAAAATACTGCCAAGTTAAAGAACTTTGTAGGCGCTTTATTGAATCCTACGAAAGAAAACTTGATTCAAAAGCTTGCTGGTAAATCGGGTGCTGCATTGGCAAATGAAAATATGCGATCAATGATTCAGCAAGAGATGGTTTCTCAAGCAAAGTCGCTCCCTGTCAACGACCCTATTTATCGAGACCTGGGCGACAGCATAGAAGGCATACTTGATGGTAGCAAGGCTTGGCAAAACTTATATAAGCTTAGGAAAACAGAAAATTTAGAGGGTAGAAATGATCTGGGCTCAAGTTTAGATGAGGATGCCAACGAACCTGTAATTACGATAGAAACTCCTGGCATTAATCCAATAGGTTTTTATCGTGATTTATTTTTTCCAGAACTCAAACAAGGGAGAGCCGATGGCAATAATCAAGAGTTACATAATGAACATATTAAGAAGTTTTTTCCGGACATGCAGCTGCAGGATTGGGAAAAGTTGGCAGTAAATATTGTATGCCTGCTTATAGGGCATAACGTGGCAGAAGAAACTCATCATATAAAGGCTACTGTATGGGATAACATAGTAGACTTTCATCAAAAAATAGAAGGAGACGCCTACACCAACTTGTTCAATTTATACAAGTACCTCATGGAAAATTGGATGCCCTTTAGGGATATTTACAACGACGTTAAAACTGAGTCAAGCAACGTTATCAAAGCTTATGTAGACTTCCTCAAAAGCAGAGAGTTTGTTGATTTATACAATGAAAGTATTCCTCACCTTGAGCCTTCCGTTTTGGAGTTAAATAGTTTTTGGTTTCATAGCTGGCTTAAGATAAGCATTATGGGAGGAAATGATGAAGACATTCAGGAGATAATCGGATTTCTTACTTCAAAAGGTGTAAAAATATCATCAGTGGTTGGAGCCAAAACTTGGCGTACTTATGTTGGACAGTTGCTAAGAGAAATAACTCCCAACCCATGTTTTTTCAATGTTTACCCAGAGATTAGTTCTCAACTAAATTTATTTGGAAAGAAAACGGTTTCTAGGGGTGCTGATGATTTACAAGTAGATTTTATTTCTTATCTCTTTACCAAACTATTTATGGGAGAGTCAATGCTTGGGCACCCACTAATCAATAGTGCCGCTCCAGGCAGAGAGTATGCTACAAGTAGTAACATTACTGCAACATTACGTACAATTATTCCATTAATGACTAAAGACCAATGAAAAATAAAAACACTCAAGCTGTTCCATTAAGGGATTTTAAATCCATGAAAAATAAAAGTAATAAAGCTCCTCAAACAGTTTTTACTGGCGGTTTTTCACCTAAAACTCAAGTTAAAATGGCAGACAACAGCCTGAAAAACATTGAGGATGTAAAACCAGGAGAGAAAGTTTTGTCTAAACAAGGAGCAGCCAAGGTTCTGGCAAATATAGTGGTGCCTTCTCCCGAAAAACGTAATTGGTATCATATCCAAGGGTTGAATAATTTTCATTTTAGTGACAACCAAATTTTTATGGGGGTGGAGTTTCCTTATTTAGCGGCTGACCCTGACAGGGTTCCGTCAGTGGCTTCTGCAATGCTTACAACAAACCTGATTACTTCTAGGCAGGGAGAGGATAAGGTGCCTTTTAGGGTGGAGCAAGTGGTACTTTCTGAATTAGCAGAAAACCCTAACATGTGCCAATTGATACTTGACAAAGAAGATTGGTTGATTGTAGGTGATAAAACAAATCAGTTTCTTACTTTATCTTTTGCGTCAACTGCTTGTCATACTAGCCTGGCCGACAAGATACTAAAGCACCTTGTCTCATACAAGCGTATAAACAAAAGTGTGATACAGGCTTTGGAAGAAAAATCATTTGATTTTTTGATCACAAATTTAGAGACAATTGCTAGTACAAACACTGACCGCTATCTACTACTAAGGACACTTGTGACAGCCCAAAATTTGAATTCTGATGCGATGCTTTCTCAGGCTGTATCAGGGCAAGTTCCAGTGTCATTGAAATTATTGCAAGCATACCTTACCAGCAAATATGCTGATAAAATTGAAGGGTTGTCAGCCCTGGGTTGGCGAATGGTTGAAGAAACTACTCCTGCATCAGAAAACGAGATTTTGGTATCTCCTTCTGTTTATAACCTAAGCTTACCTCAACTTGCCTATTCTGAAGTTTCCAATGCAAGCATTAGAATTCTTTTGAGTGAAAAATCTTTAACAACGCACCAGTTCCGCATAATCAACGAAGCACAGTTTGATATACAACCCCAGGCAAGTCCAAACAATGTATATGCTTTGTACAAATGTTTTTACCTTTCAACCAACGTTGCAACAGAACAGTTTGATAGAAACCCTTGGAGGATCACTTTTGAAATAAGTGTTGGAACTAAAACATTAATTGGTACCTACCAGATAGGAGGCAAGCCAGGGCAAGTTAACTGGCATAGCTTGGCGCTCAGGAATGAAAATGGTAAAGTTGAAGGACACCTTCAGATCGATACCAGAGTAATTGGGGTAAAAACCAAGGAAGATGAGGAAAAACAAGAAAATGAATTTGACCTAGAAAGACAGAAAATGCTGGAAGGAAACCTGATAGAATTTATTATTAAGGAAACATTGAGCGAGGTCATGCCATCGTCTGCTCGAGAACTTGTAGACCATAGCCTGTAAAAAACTGCTAAGGTATAAAGTTGACTACTGATTAACTCGTTGAGCTCACAAGTTCGGTTTACAGGGCTTAATAAGGTAAACATTTACTCGAATCAGCTATGGACTACGGACTAAATACTATGGACTATTGGTTTTAAGGAGCTCTTTTGTAATTTTTCAGGTGGCTGTATTTGTTGGCGAATTTTTAATAATTAACAAAAGTTAAGCATCCTCAGAGTTTCGTTTTTTATTGCTTAATGGCTGCATGGCTTATTACTCCGCAATGCATTACACCATCGAAATGAGTGGATTGGGAATAAAACGTGTAATATCAGCATGTTTTGAAAACCCGTGAGACATAGGTAGAAAACGCTGATTTTTTCTTGATTTACAACAAGTGCAAGCCGCTACGATTTTTTGGATGGCTCATCTTTATTGGTAAAACATAAAAAACATAATAATGACAAAAATAAATGCAATGGCAAATATGCAAGCTATGGCAATTTTGCCTCCTTTTATTGGGGGGATCACCGCAGGCTCTTGTATAAGAATGGCTGATGGTAGTCTTAAAAAAATAGAAAATATAATGCCTGGTGATGAAGTAAGGTCAACAGATGGGGACGCAAAAGTCCTCAAGTTAATTGACTTGACAAGCCAGGGAAAGCAGAATGTCTATCAGATGTCAAATGTTGAACGTTTTGGTTTTACTGCAACCCAACTGTTTGTTGCAGCAGGCAAAAAACATGGTCAACATTGTGCAAAATATCTATGTGCTGAACCTCAACAAGTAGAAAATTTTGCCCTAAGAAAAGTAGGATTAGATGCTTTAAAAGGAGGAATCGTGGCAACCAAAGCAGGACGTAATTTCTTACCAACAATGGTGGAAAACCTCTCCTATGCCAAGGGAAATAATTACATTTATCAGCTTTTGTTAGATGACCAAGATTGGTTTATTGCAGGGAATGAAACACAGCAGTTTCCTGTATTATCTTTTGCTCCACTATTGCGAGAGTACCCCTCGACAATAAGCAGTGAGGTAAAAAGCTTGCTTGTTGGTCATGAAAAAAGCGTTCTAAAATCCTTAGAGAGTATTTCTTGGAGCAACTGGGTAGATCTAAGTAAAAAAATAAACTTTAATGATGATTTGGTGGTCCTAAGGAGCCTGGAAAAAACTTCTCTCAATCACCAAGAAGTGCTGCCTGATGGCTTGGCAAAACCTAGTTCTGCTACCAGAACACTTCACTATTTGTTGATGAGTAGGCATGCACGACAGGTTGAAAGCCTTATAAACCTGGGATGGCGAATTTTTACTCCTGACCAGGATGACACACAAAATATGGTCATTGCCATTTCTTTGTTGGACATAGAATGGTCGCCTTCTTTGGTTTCTCAGCAGGACCCGACTGCAGCTAATGCCCCAGTAGGACAGTTCTTCAAAGATGGAGCTATAGAAAGATTAGAAAGTGTACCTGGAGAAATAAAAGAGAACTCTTATCCGCAAATTCCAGGGCAAGTTTTCAACTTTTCTTTGCGTTTGGCTAGCGACTTAGATGATTTACAAAATTATCGTGCACAAATTCCTTCTTCTGAAGATCCGTCTTTTATCAATCCTTTAGATGGGTGTGTATACTTTTCCACTGAGAAAAAAATGGATAGCACTAAAGTCTCTAGTTGGAAGCTGGATATGACCTTGCCAAAAGATCAGCTAGAGTTTAAGGGGAGTTATTCTTTTAATGACAACTTAGATGTGCCATATAGAAAAGATTCTATGCTCCTTAAGGATAAATCAGGAGCTTGGGTTATGCTGACTTTTGATATTAGACTCATCACCAAAAATACTCAAGCCAAGGAAGGTAGGGTAAAAGACGGTTTTGACCAGGACCAAAAACAAAAGTTTAAAGATGGGTTTCTAAGGACTTGGGTAGATGGAGTTTTTAAGGAGGTCAGAAAATACTTGCCTGTCAAGTGCTAAGTAAAACGTAAAAAATAAAGTACTCCAAAAGGACAAAATATTTGGTGGGAGGACGAGCGAAAAAATCTTTGCATAGCTTTAGCTATGGAACTATTTTTTTGAGAAGTACCCCTGCCAAAGATGCCGTTCTATGGATTAGGTTATTTTTGTAGTTTTACTAAATCAACCATCATTAAAAAATACTATTATGTTGAGCATATACACAAATGTAAGCGAGCAAAATCCTATAAAACAGTTGTTTTCCCTAACGCCTGAACTAAAGGAAAACCCCGTAGGCAAAAGCTTGCGAAAAGCTATCATTACCAAAATCAAAGCCAGTTTTCCTGGTATATGTAGTTATGAGAGTCAAGAAAAGAAAGCATCAGAAACTTATGTAAATTTGCTTTTTCCTGAGCTACAAAAAAATGGCATTACTACACCATTTGGCATTCCATACAATACATTGATTGAGCGTTGTATTCCAACAATGGAAGATCAAGATTGGATCAAAATGAGTGTTGGCTTGGTTTTCAAACTCATTAGTACAATTGAATCTAAATACGAAACTGTTATCAAGCAAGAAGCCTTGGATATAATTACCAAGAGCAATACACTTATTGAGGGCAACGGTAACCAAAATCTTTTAAATCTGTATCAGCAACTGATGAAGAAGTGGCAACCTATGCAAGCTCATCAAAATTTGATAGATTCTGAAGGTATTTTTAATAAATACAAGGAGTTGTTTAAAAGTGAGGGCTTTATCAACCAATACAAAAAAGATTCTAAAGATTGGGCTCCTGACTTTAAAGCATGGTGGTGGTTTCATCAATGGCTAAAGATTAGCTTGATGGCAGAGGGGACTGACAAAAAAATTGAAAATATTATCGATTTTTTGAAAACGCAAGGAATAGATATTCCCCCTCAGGTGCAATCACATAACTGGCGAGTTTTTAAATTATGGCTTTGCAAGGGTGCCCAAAAAACGCCTTTTGCTTTTGATGCACAAGACTTAGGTTCTAATGTTAAAACAGCCCTTGAATCTGGAATGATTTCTGGCCTGCCCAGTGTTTATAAATTTCTTTTAGGTATTGTGGTACATAGTAAGAGTGATAACATTGGTAAGGATTTAGTAACAACCAGTGCCCTGGCAGATGTCATACATATGTCTTATCCTCTTGTTAAGAAAGGGTTTAGAATTATTACAGGTCTGATGTCTGGTATCTTAAAATAGGTATTCATAGGTTGCATTAGAAATAACTTAAAAAAATGTTATGAAATAGCAGATGTAAATTTGTTAAAAGTTACATCCTTAGTAGTCCCAAACAACAATATATAAAACATTAGCTACAATTTATTTCTTAGAGAGCGACTAAAAACTTTATGCTCTGTTTTTGGGAGAGAGGAAGAGTGTTGCCTCTCTCTTTTCACTTTAAATATGTATTTTTCTTCTTGGTGTTTTAGGTGAAAAAATATTCATCAATTTCCAAAACAAAATTAAACAAGAGATTTTTTCCTTTTGCCTGTCCCTTCTTGTCCCACTTGCCGAGCCAAGCCATCTACTTTCTATCCGGTTGTTTTTTATTAAAGAAGCACCTCATCGTATACCTTAGCGTTCAGAAAGATAATTGCAAAATGCCTGCAGAATCCGTTTTTTCTGGTTACGGTTGACAATAGGCATCTGTAGTTAAAGTGATAGATGTATTATAAAGGCTTAGTACACTGTAAATTAAGTAAGTTGTCATTTAGTTCGAGTTTATTTTGTTTGCTGGCGATCTTTACAAATAGAGCATAGCCAAAGCTACGCGATTTTTGTAAAGAGAAGTCAGAGGGCAAAAGAAGCCGAAAAAAGCATAAGATATTTATTTTACAGTGTACTTAGCCAATGGTGGGGTGAAATATCTTTATATTTCAGGGTCAGGTTAAATCACAAACTTGGGAGGACTCAGGGTAAAAGCCCCATCAAGCCCTATATAATATGTTATAGTCGACCAACACCTTTTGGGCTCTGCTCAAGGGGTGTTTTATTATGTCAGAACAAAATGCTTGAGTTGAGCAAAGCAATGACCTTGTAAAATATGGTTAGATAACATTCCTGATACACCTACACCCCTTGAGTTTTGCTCAAGGGGTGTTTTTGTTTTGCCCAATAGCCAGCAAATAAAACAACCCCTCTGTCCATTTTTTGTCTGCGGCAAGGGGCTGCCCAACCCATTGTTATTGAGTAGTTTTATGCACTACCTACAGCAATACTTATGCCCCCTCAGAAGCCTGAGAGGGAGTAAAAATATAATTGATAGCCATGCATTTATTTATTCCTCAAGGCGACTTTAGCCCAGCTATTTATTGGGACTACACTATCATTAGGCTAGACATCAGGGGAGAGTCTACTATGGAAAACCCTCAGGATTTTTATGCCCATCTGATTGATTTGCTCCAGCCATCTTTGGCGGCAAACCCTTGTAAAAAACTGGAGCTCAACCTGGACTTATCGTACCTCAATACCGGCTCTCAAAAGTCTTTGTATGAGCTCTTCGAATTCTTCATAGATCAAGGGCTGGATGCCTACATCAATTGGTGGGTAGACGACGCTGAAGACGATTACGAACTACAGGCCATTGGTGATTATACCTGTGATTTTCCTGCTTTTCGGGTGAGGGTGCTCCAGCGGGCTTGAATACATTGTCTTTATCATGCATCAAGTCCACTTTTTGTCTTCTTTCAATGTTGGGTTTTTGGTTGTTTTTGCTGTTTTTGGTAGACAGGCGCAAGCCCTTAGGCGTTGATGCATATCGGTGTTTCAAGTGCCCTGCTTAACTGTGTTGAGCTCATTATAACAGGCTACCCAATGGGGCGATATTTAGCAATAGGTTCGGTTTATGGGGAGCTCACCCTTTGTATAGCATTGATTTTTAAAGACTTATAAAAGTTGTGTAAAGAAAATCGGCACGGTAGAGCTGCGCCGATTCATCGAAGGGTTAGAAATAATCTCGATTGTTATTTATCCAAATTAATGAACAACTTATCCAGTGTGCCAGGCTCTAATATTACTTGTTGCTCATTGCGCCGGCATGCATTGGTATGGCTACTTAAAAAAATAAACTACCCGTGAACAACTATCATACATATCTTTTGCTACTGTCGACAGTGTTCTGCACTGCCTTCTTCTTTCAGGCAAATGCCCAATTGTTTTTTTCAAAAAAAGCGGTATTGAAGTACCACAAAATAACATTGGATACTTCTAAAAACACCATTACGCTCAACTTTGACCTACAGGGACCTGCCAACCGATATTATGTAACCCGTTTGTATTACTCCAGCAACAATGCCCGCTCGTTTAAGGGACCTTTGCAAGCGGTGAACGGCGATGTAGGCGATAGCATCAGGGTAGGCAATAACAAAAGCATTGCCTGGTCTTTTGTCAAAGACAACCCTTACTTCAGTGGAAAGAATGTGATTTTTAAAATAGAATCTACCGAAA
It contains:
- a CDS encoding DUF1987 domain-containing protein yields the protein MHLFIPQGDFSPAIYWDYTIIRLDIRGESTMENPQDFYAHLIDLLQPSLAANPCKKLELNLDLSYLNTGSQKSLYELFEFFIDQGLDAYINWWVDDAEDDYELQAIGDYTCDFPAFRVRVLQRA